A stretch of DNA from Micromonospora peucetia:
AGCCCTGGAGGGGGAGCAGCCAGGCCTCGGGCTCGGCGGATTCGTCTGCTCCGGCCCGGTCGCTGTCGCGGGAGGCGCGGTCGTCGGCGTCGGCGCGGGCCGCGGCGTCCTGGTTGATGGTCGAGGCGGCCTTGAGCTCGTCAAGGACCGACGGGCTGACGCTCTTGGCGTCCGGCAGGGCTCCGGCGCCGATGGCGACGATGCCGGCGCCGACGAAAGCGGTGGTGACGACGGCTGCGTAGCGGCTACGCGGGGGGGTGGGTACGCGGCGGCGACCGCGATATCGATCGGGCTCAGACGACAGGCGCTGGCGCACGCACACCCTCCGTTGTCGGGGATCCGATGCGGCTTTCCCAACGCCCGTGAAGCACTGGTGAACGTTGGCTGGCCGCGTCGTCACCCGTCGGTGGACCTGATGACAACCGTGGACACGTTAGCCAACGACCAGTCCCGTCACAAGCCGAAGCGCCGAATTGCCGCCGCGTTCTGTCCCTTTGCGTCCGGGATTGTCATGGCTCATACCCATCGAACGGTGTCCCCCTAACTGCCCGTTCGTCGCGCAGCGTGACCGAACGGCGGAGTCGTCCGGCTTGACGTCGAGGGTCGTCGTGGTAGGGCGTACCTGTCCGGCGTGGGGTCGGTCGGGCCGCGCGCAGCCAGGTTCGCCTCCCGGATTTCCCGGGCCGGGTCGGTCGGGTTACCGTTCGTTCAGGAAGCCGCGAAGCCGGTGAAAGGGATGCGCTGATGAGCTCTCGTGTTCGGGTCGTCGTCGCCAAGCCGGGCCTGGACGGCCACGACCGTGGCGCAAAGGTCGTCGCGCGTGCCCTTCGGGACGCCGGTATGGAGGTCATCTACACCGGCCTGCACCAGACCCCGGAACAGATCGTGGAGACCGCGATCCAGGAGGACGCCGACGCGGTCGGGCTGTCCGTGCTGTCGGGGGCGCACATGACGCTGTTCCGGCGGGTGCTGGAACTGCTCGGTGAGCGCGACGCCCGCGACATCGTCGTGTTCGGCGGCGGCATCATCCCCAACGCCGACCTGCCGGAGCTGGAGCGGCTCGGGGTCGCCAAGATCTTCACGCCGGGCGCGACCACCCAGTCGATCGTCGAGTGGGTCCGGCAGAACGTCGCCCAGCCGGTCGCCTGACCGGCGGTCGCGGGCCGAGAGCGGACTGCACAGGCCGGCGATCGCGTACTGCGGGCCGGTGGCCGGTCGGCGGCTGACGTCGGACAGGGGGAGGGGCCGGACGCACCCCTCACACGTCCGGCCCCTCTATGCACGATGCCCCGCCGCCACCCCTCGACCGACAGGGCATCGGCCGTCTCCCGTCGCCGCGCTGCATCAGCGCTCCGACACCTGACTCAACGACGCCCCGACGGAGGGGTTACGCACCCCCGGCAACA
This window harbors:
- a CDS encoding cobalamin B12-binding domain-containing protein; the protein is MSSRVRVVVAKPGLDGHDRGAKVVARALRDAGMEVIYTGLHQTPEQIVETAIQEDADAVGLSVLSGAHMTLFRRVLELLGERDARDIVVFGGGIIPNADLPELERLGVAKIFTPGATTQSIVEWVRQNVAQPVA